The Microbacterium maritypicum genome contains a region encoding:
- a CDS encoding O-methyltransferase — MESTPTAWSEADAFLSDLLVGPDADLESALSAQREAGLPEIEVAPVAGKLLNLLVRISGARRVLEVGTLGGYSTIWLARAVGPGGRVVTIEAESDNAAIARASIDAAGVGDRVDIRVGRGVDVLPTLVGGFDLVFIDADKESNTIYLDWAAKLGHPGTVVVLDNIGREGEIVRDDSTDPKVVGTREGLRMLGEDPRFDATALQTVGAKGWDGFAIAVVV, encoded by the coding sequence ATGGAATCCACCCCCACCGCCTGGTCCGAAGCCGACGCCTTCCTCTCCGATCTGCTGGTCGGACCCGATGCGGATCTGGAGTCGGCGCTCAGCGCGCAGCGCGAGGCGGGCCTGCCCGAGATCGAGGTGGCTCCTGTCGCCGGCAAGCTGCTGAACCTCCTGGTCCGCATCAGCGGAGCGCGGCGGGTGCTGGAGGTCGGCACGCTCGGCGGCTATTCCACGATCTGGCTCGCGCGGGCCGTCGGCCCCGGAGGGCGCGTCGTGACGATCGAGGCGGAGTCGGACAACGCGGCGATCGCCCGCGCCAGCATCGATGCCGCGGGCGTCGGTGATCGTGTCGACATCCGCGTGGGTAGGGGAGTGGATGTGCTCCCCACCCTGGTCGGCGGGTTCGACCTGGTGTTCATCGACGCCGACAAGGAGTCGAACACGATCTACCTCGATTGGGCGGCGAAGCTCGGCCACCCCGGCACCGTGGTCGTGCTCGACAACATCGGGCGTGAGGGCGAGATCGTCCGCGATGACAGCACCGACCCCAAGGTCGTCGGCACCCGTGAGGGACTGCGGATGCTGGGGGAGGACCCGCGATTCGACGCCACGGCCCTGCAGACCGTCGGCGCGAAGGGCTGGGACGGCTTCGCCATCGCCGTGGTCGTCTGA
- the eno gene encoding phosphopyruvate hydratase, producing the protein MALIEAVGAREILDSRGNPTVEVEVLLDDGIVQRAAVPSGASTGAFEAYELRDGDKSRYGGKGVLKAVEAIIDELGPAIEGVEASEQRIVDEILIEVDGTENKKRVGANAILGVSLAVAKAAADSADLPLFRYLGGPNAHVLPVPLFNVINGGEHADNGIDMQEFFLAPIGAETYSEALRWGVETYHVLRAELKAAGYATGLGDEGGFAPDLPSNREGLDFLVKAIEKAGFTPGTDIALGLDVAATEFFKDGVYRLDNKDWDAAALTEYYVGLVNDFPIVTIEDALAEDDWDNWKHLTDALGSKVQLVGDDLFVTNPQRLADGIKRGVANSLLVKVNQIGTLTETFDAVSLAQRSGYTAMLSHRSGETEDTTIADLVVATNAGQIKAGAPARSERVAKYNQLLRIEEELGDAAVFAGRSAFPRYQA; encoded by the coding sequence GTGGCACTGATCGAGGCTGTAGGCGCACGCGAGATTCTCGACTCGCGCGGAAACCCGACCGTTGAGGTGGAGGTCCTCCTCGACGACGGCATCGTGCAGCGGGCGGCCGTGCCGTCCGGCGCATCCACGGGCGCGTTCGAGGCGTACGAGCTCCGCGACGGAGACAAGAGCCGTTACGGCGGCAAGGGCGTGCTCAAGGCCGTCGAGGCCATCATCGACGAGCTCGGACCGGCGATCGAAGGTGTCGAGGCGAGCGAGCAGCGCATCGTCGACGAGATCCTGATCGAGGTCGACGGCACCGAGAACAAGAAGCGCGTCGGAGCCAACGCCATCCTCGGCGTCAGCCTCGCCGTCGCGAAGGCAGCGGCCGACTCGGCCGACCTCCCGCTCTTCCGCTACCTGGGCGGCCCGAACGCGCACGTGCTGCCCGTTCCGCTGTTCAACGTCATCAACGGTGGCGAGCACGCCGACAACGGCATCGACATGCAGGAGTTCTTCCTCGCCCCGATCGGTGCGGAGACCTACTCCGAGGCGCTCCGCTGGGGCGTCGAGACCTACCACGTGCTGCGTGCAGAGCTGAAGGCCGCCGGCTACGCGACCGGCCTCGGCGACGAGGGCGGCTTCGCTCCCGACCTGCCCAGCAACCGCGAGGGACTGGACTTCCTGGTGAAGGCGATCGAGAAGGCCGGCTTCACGCCTGGCACCGACATCGCGCTCGGCCTCGACGTCGCCGCGACCGAGTTCTTCAAGGACGGCGTCTACCGTCTCGACAACAAGGACTGGGACGCCGCGGCGCTCACCGAGTACTACGTCGGACTCGTCAACGACTTCCCGATCGTCACGATCGAAGATGCTCTCGCCGAAGACGACTGGGACAACTGGAAGCACCTGACCGACGCGCTCGGCAGCAAGGTGCAGCTGGTCGGCGACGACCTGTTCGTCACCAACCCGCAGCGTCTCGCCGACGGCATCAAGCGCGGCGTCGCGAACTCGCTGCTCGTCAAGGTCAACCAGATCGGCACGCTCACCGAGACGTTCGACGCGGTCAGCCTCGCTCAGCGCTCCGGTTACACGGCGATGCTCTCGCACCGTTCGGGTGAGACCGAAGACACCACGATCGCCGACCTGGTCGTCGCGACCAACGCCGGACAGATCAAGGCAGGTGCTCCTGCTCGCAGCGAGCGCGTCGCGAAGTACAACCAGCTGCTGCGCATCGAGGAAGAGCTCGGCGACGCCGCGGTCTTCGCCGGCCGTTCCGCGTTCCCGCGCTACCAGGCCTGA